The Lycium ferocissimum isolate CSIRO_LF1 unplaced genomic scaffold, AGI_CSIRO_Lferr_CH_V1 ctg1532, whole genome shotgun sequence genomic sequence ttaAAATGTTCATATAATGAGGCAAGTGCTTTAAAGAGCAccacgacataacacttcataaaACCTTGGGATAGGTTCAGGTAACTTataatgatggaaaatgaagagatctcGAGAATTTATGTAGCATTGGAACCGATATCAAATGACCATCGGCGGTATCTTTGAAATAATGTAGCGCTCAACATtataatggtgatgaggatcTTGAATTCAAATCTATCAAAGGATGTGGACAGATATAATGATTGGCCAAATAAAATACGTAGTTCaagtatattttgtttcacttggAAAAGTGATGTTTTGGATCTATAGTCCAAGGACCTCAAGGTGTAATGTCAGTAGGGTACAAATGGGTTCTTATGCGAaaagtaaaatgagaaataaaaacaGGAAATATAAAATACAGCTTGTGCCTTGTGGCATAAAGGGTTTGTCGCAAAAGTCCTGACATTATTGTATGGAGATGTATGTATTCTCCTGTGGTAGATACAATAGGGTTTCCTATCAGTCTGGCaatatatgataattttgaatGCGTATGATTAATTGTTGTCAATATGGTTATATAGATAATGAAAGAAAATTCGCAGGGATTTAAATTGGTTTGAAGCATTTAAGGTTTACGAAAATAAAGCTTCGACAAATCTTTATATAGGTTAAAGCGATTCCATTGAGTGCCCCAGTGATTGTGATATCGCTAAATATAATTAAACATCATGTTGACCTCACGGTAATAATGACTAGATTGTATTGCATACTGCGGAAGAAATTATTGATATAAATTTGTTTATCCTAAAATATTATCAAGGTGTTGGTGGTTATGTAAAATGCAagacattatttttattattacatGAAGTTTGTTCTTCAAGCGAGTTACCGATTTGCATGTAAGAATACTGCCACATTATGACGTTCTATGTGGCAGACTGGCAGTCAATTATTGATACTTATTCAAGTCCTGCCAAGGTGATAGCTACTTACAAAGCAAGTCAGGAATGTGTCTGGCTGAGATCAATAACTCAGCACATTTTGCAATAGTATGATGtttatttgaaaatgaagatttcaacaatattGTATAAAGCTTGCATAGCTCAATTGAAATAAGGATATATCAAAGGAAACAGAACATAACACATTTCgctgaagttttttttttccaaacatgATCTTCAACAGAATGGTGAGATGTTCAACAAATACACTCGCTTGATGATTTGACGGATCTGTTCACTAAAGGATTACCAACCTCGACATTTGAGAAGTTGGTATACAAGATTGGGATGCGTCGTCACTGGGAATTAAGTGGTATTTTAATTAGGGAGAGTATAATACGcattgtactctttttcccttagccgATGTTTTGTCTCACTGGGTTTTCCTtgcaaggtttttaacgagacAGCAAGCAATGTGTATTAcaagatatgtgtactcttttttccttcacaCTACAAAAAAAGGCCTAAATAGCAGGGGTTATTTTTGCATATTGCGGGGGTCAAGAACCCCTACAATCTACTGTACCGGCAGTTTCTAAAACTCCCACGGTAAGTGGTGCCGCAATCAAATTCCGGGGGTCTTGTACCAACCGCTGCAACCAATTAGCGGGGGCTGATTAGCAGCGGTTTAAACCCCCGCAAATCGACTGCATTTTAATCCTAGCATTAACAACCCCCGCTATATAATTTtaacaaaacaataataaaggcAGTTGGAACCCCCACAATTCGTGAAAACACATTTTGCTCTTACTATTCAGTTCTGAATATTATTTACTAATTAACAAGTATGTTATAATCAAACCTAGAAGGAATATTAATAAGAAATAACAACATATTTTAATACAAAAGTAGTATCATTAGTTTTACAAACTAAATTTAAACACGTCATTCACTCCAACCATTCTAACATCCGGTCCAACCACGCAATTACATTGGCGTAATTAATTATCTAATACGATTAAGCAACTTCAACGGTTGTCACTACGATTACTACCACCGCATGATCTCCTTGCGTTCATGGGTGAAAGAGATTCACTTGCCGCATCACTTGGCTGCAAAAAAGAAATACACAATAAGATCTTGGCCTAAAATACAGCAACTTCTAATGACTTAAACAGATAAGCATTTTCAATCAAATGTGTTCACGAAATATTGACAGTCATCAGTTGAAAATTGCTTACGATTTCAAATTCTCATTCATGAGATTGATACCTAAGAACTCAAACTACTATAAACacatcattttcaaaaatacacatacttttttttattatcttcTCAACCTCTGATAATCACATTATGCTATAGGATAATTCAAGATTTTACTTTCTTGAGTTGCAATTGGCCCTGTACAATCTTGAAAAAGTTGTGTCGCTAACATCCAGTAAAGGCCTAACTTCTCAAACAATCATGATGAActaaaaagattgtcttaaAAAGAGGAAAGTTGATTCCAGATAAGGTGTTTACATTAAGATTATCACAAGTAATAGAGGATTACACCAACATCCTCTAAGCTTGCAGTGTACGATCTTATGCTTCTTTTAGAATCACAAATGAAGAAGCCCTTTTTTCCAAACTAAGAGAAGCAGCATTTCACACAGAATGAAATCTTAAACAGAAAGATCATATAAGTGAATTCCatcaaaacatgattaaattcaagaattttgCACACAAACCACCTGTAGCTGCAGTCCTGCAAGTATAAGTCCTCtaccctttttttaattttctcccaaatccaagagaaattaaaTCAATGCAGCATATTTAGCTTATACACAAAATTTAAGAGTAGCTATATTTACCGTagtagaagaagaaggaaataacCCTGCAAATTGTTCCGGTAACGTCCTTTCTCTCATTATCATATACGTCTTCAAAGCATTCATTACTTGATTGTTATTATTCACCATTTCTTTGTGAGAATTCAACAATTTATTATAGTTCTCTTGGAAATGGAACGAACATGAACCTTCACCCCTTGGAGCACTCATACCACCAAATCGAGGCCTTGTTTGTTTAAAAACTCTAGAGGGGACAGCTCCCAATCCCAAACACCGCACCCTTCCAGAATGCTCTTTTTCAAGCACCTTGCCAACTGCGTCATCAGGCGATACTATAGACTCATCCACGGTGCTTTGACTCAAAGTTAGCTGAATTTTTTCCTAAATATAGTACACTCAATTCGTTGTCAAAATGTTAATAAgtaaacatatgaaaaaaagaagcaaCAGTAAAAGGTTTACTTTCATTTTGAGCTGAAACAGTAAGATCAATTGTCAGTTACTTTATTTCTTTAAGATTATGTTGAACATAAAGAACTTTTCAGTGCCAAAagattttatcaaattttacTACTACTGCTAAAAAAGGATAGTGTACAATGGTCGATAATTCGTATGCAGTAATCTTCTTGAGGTTTCGATGCAGTATGTCCATAAGCAAAAACAATAGTATCTCAGCACAAATTTGTCATTTTGAATTTACCAAAACCAAGATaccttctttcatatttaaCAAGTTTTACTAAGTGTAGCCGTTGGGGTAAGGTATGCTTTTGCATTCTCAAGTAGGCATCTTGGATAACACATATTTCTATGTTTGTTTCAACAAAACTAGCAACTATTAGTGTagaatttctggaaattttccaAACAAACTGGTATATGTACAATGGTCATATAATGGTCAGTTTCTGCACTTTTCAGCTTAACAGAACTCAGTTGCAGCTCATATTCTCGTAAACAAGCAACAAATAATTGAACAGAGATATAAGAAACTTACAAATATATCTTCGCTGCCTCACTAACATAGGATCCATTTTCATTCTTATGAGTAGCAAGATAAATCTGTGCTCATCCAGGCATTTGTCCTGTCTTGGCCAGCTAtaaatgaaataatcatatcaGAATAACTTAACTAATTAGAAATAATTACATAATAAGTTAGTTTAATAATCAACTTGAAGCTTTGGAACAAGGCTCCAATCACTAAGGCATGTTGGGACTTGACACATAAAAAAGATGCTTTGTGGATTACGTGGATTCATGTATACTAGATAAAGGGCCAAAGAATTGATCTTCTTCCTACACCCCCAACAAGCTAGTTGGATGGTAAGGAAAGTTTGCCTGCTACTTCTACATTCCAGAGGCTCAGTCCTAATAGAAGTATGATAAAACAAGTGTATCATCAACTGCTTGGAGACTCTCCTAAAGTCCCCTGGAGGTACCTATTGTTTCAGAACTTAGCCAGACCAAAAGCTCAATTTATAATGTGGCTGCAAATCCAGAATAGACTACTTACTACTGACAGACTGCTGAAGTGGAACATACAAGTCGATCCTGTTTGTCAAATGTGCCACAATGGAGTTGAAACTAGAGatcacttatttttttattgttgttttgcgCAACAACTTTGGCACAGATTGAGGCCAGTGTTGCAAAACTGGAACTTACAATGTCAGACAATTCTCAGTGTTTGTAAAGGCAAGACCATACAA encodes the following:
- the LOC132042429 gene encoding uncharacterized protein LOC132042429, whose protein sequence is MIKQVYHQLLGDSPKVPWRYLLFQNLARPKAQFIMWLQIQNRLLTTDRLLKWNIQVDPVCQMCHNGVETRDHLFFYCCFAQQLWHRLRPVLQNWNLQCQTILSVCKGKTIQAQLNGMLSAEFIFALRIERNNSIFEKTEKQQESIAKEIACVCNIRASALVKSRLHMCKF